A window of Candidatus Neomarinimicrobiota bacterium contains these coding sequences:
- a CDS encoding insulinase family protein, with product MKNPILIIFIAMLTMIISRSVYPEVFPYKYYVDKLENGLTVVTIPMESEGLVAYYSIVRTGSRDEWEPGHSGFAHLFEHMMFRGTKRYPGNVYDKILTQIGADANAYTTDDFTCYHLKFSNKYLKKVIDLESDRFKNLSYTENVFKTETGAVYGEYLKGRMNPWFLLEEKLHSLAFEKHTYKHTTIGFEEDIKAMPGMYEFSLSFFNRYYRPENVVIVIAGDVKRDMVIKLIKKYYRGWESGYVPPKIETEPEQREEKYGEVKYKGKTLPILAIAYKGDSFKSDDKRYVASLVIEELAFGENSDLYKTLFLKEQKVEFIYPDFGINRDPSLFTVYTMIKSEDDIEYVKSAIISAVEKLKINVLDKQKIEDVKNHIKYSFLQSLDSPDHVAGRLARFIAITGGVDCIDRMFNTLEKIEPEDIKEAAEYYFDSAKRTIVLLKGE from the coding sequence ATGAAAAATCCAATTTTAATAATTTTTATTGCTATGCTGACAATGATTATTTCTCGAAGTGTATATCCAGAAGTCTTTCCGTATAAATACTACGTTGATAAACTTGAAAATGGTCTGACCGTAGTAACTATTCCGATGGAATCTGAAGGATTAGTTGCATACTATTCAATAGTAAGAACCGGTAGCAGGGATGAATGGGAACCCGGCCATTCCGGTTTTGCTCACCTTTTTGAGCATATGATGTTCAGAGGAACGAAAAGGTATCCTGGTAATGTTTATGATAAAATTTTGACACAGATTGGTGCTGATGCAAATGCTTACACTACTGATGATTTTACTTGCTATCATTTAAAATTTAGCAATAAATATCTTAAAAAAGTAATTGACCTGGAGAGCGATAGATTCAAAAACCTTTCCTACACTGAAAATGTGTTCAAAACTGAGACAGGAGCTGTATATGGAGAATATCTAAAGGGTAGGATGAACCCATGGTTTTTATTAGAAGAGAAACTACATAGTCTTGCATTTGAGAAACATACATATAAACATACAACTATAGGTTTTGAAGAAGATATAAAGGCTATGCCAGGAATGTACGAATTCAGCCTATCATTTTTTAATAGATACTACCGCCCAGAAAATGTGGTTATAGTGATAGCGGGGGATGTCAAACGCGATATGGTGATAAAACTTATTAAAAAATATTATAGGGGTTGGGAGTCAGGGTATGTACCACCGAAAATTGAAACCGAACCTGAGCAAAGGGAAGAAAAGTATGGAGAGGTAAAATATAAAGGAAAAACTTTGCCCATACTTGCGATAGCTTATAAGGGGGATAGCTTTAAATCTGATGATAAACGATATGTAGCATCGCTGGTTATTGAGGAACTTGCTTTCGGTGAGAACAGTGACTTATACAAAACACTGTTTCTAAAAGAGCAGAAGGTTGAGTTTATCTATCCTGATTTTGGTATTAATCGAGATCCCTCTCTTTTTACGGTGTATACAATGATAAAATCAGAGGATGATATAGAATATGTAAAATCAGCAATTATCTCGGCTGTGGAGAAATTAAAGATTAATGTTTTGGATAAACAAAAAATTGAAGACGTTAAAAATCACATAAAGTATTCTTTTCTACAGAGCCTTGATTCGCCCGATCATGTTGCTGGTAGACTTGCAAGATTCATTGCGATAACGGGTGGTGTGGATTGTATAGATAGAATGTTCAATACCCTTGAAAAGATTGAACCAGAGGATATTAAAGAAGCGGCCGAATACTATTTTGATTCAGCAAAGAGGACAATTGTATTATTAAAGGGGGAGTGA
- a CDS encoding phosphoglycolate phosphatase, with product MDKTKLLIFDLDGTLVNSFNDIAESVNETLRNFGYNELDKKVAIQYIGDGIKKLVSRAFGKSLYNDSEHEWKEEELTKFYNHYVDNYEKNLLNTTVLYPCVKETIEKLKLMDTLMVVLSNKNERLSKKILEALKVKDYFDLIFGGDSFTTKKPDPNPILNILKYFSVSVDKAMIVGDSENDIIAGKNAGIKTCAVTYGLKPKEELEKHNPDYIIDEFKEILNII from the coding sequence ATGGATAAAACAAAATTACTAATCTTCGACCTGGATGGAACTCTTGTAAACTCATTCAATGACATTGCAGAAAGCGTCAATGAAACTCTCAGAAATTTCGGATATAATGAATTGGATAAGAAAGTTGCCATTCAATATATAGGTGATGGAATAAAAAAACTTGTTAGTCGTGCATTTGGTAAGTCACTTTATAATGACTCTGAGCATGAATGGAAGGAAGAAGAATTAACTAAATTCTACAATCATTATGTAGATAATTACGAAAAGAATTTACTCAATACCACAGTATTATACCCCTGTGTAAAGGAAACGATAGAAAAATTGAAATTAATGGATACATTGATGGTTGTTCTTTCAAACAAAAACGAAAGATTATCAAAAAAAATACTGGAGGCTCTTAAAGTTAAAGATTATTTTGATCTCATATTTGGGGGTGACTCTTTTACAACAAAGAAACCTGACCCTAACCCGATACTTAATATCTTAAAATATTTCAGCGTCTCTGTGGATAAAGCTATGATTGTTGGAGATAGTGAAAACGATATTATTGCAGGGAAGAATGCTGGTATCAAAACGTGTGCTGTCACTTATGGGTTAAAACCGAAAGAGGAACTTGAAAAGCATAATCCAGATTATATAATAGACGAATTTAAAGAGATACTGAATATTATTTAG
- the nadC gene encoding carboxylating nicotinate-nucleotide diphosphorylase codes for MDRKNLVKKVFDRSNELRIDVSRYERYLVKLFDFLLEHDKYQSDSSIFPSNIYNRKVEASIIAKSDGVVSCTEEVKFLLNTKSIDVKLMKKDGEKIGRGNLVFEISGKAKDILGVERTILNIFQRVCGISTDTHLLVEKIKKFDTMIAATRKTLLGNIEKKAVSVAGGLTHRLNLYDSAMLKDNHLKILSISEDEKNLELAIKEILVKNDELGFVEVEVKTPVEFNKVMKIATAISQRIPFAIMFDHFKPDLIFNIIEDVKKSPDVYSKIFFEASGNINENNIVEYAESGVDVVSTGYITHSAKSLDFTLLIN; via the coding sequence ATGGACAGGAAAAATCTGGTAAAAAAAGTATTTGATAGGAGCAATGAGCTCCGGATCGATGTGAGTCGGTATGAAAGGTATCTTGTTAAGCTCTTTGATTTTTTACTTGAGCATGATAAATACCAGAGCGATTCTTCTATTTTCCCTTCAAATATTTATAATAGGAAAGTTGAGGCATCAATCATAGCAAAAAGTGATGGTGTTGTATCCTGCACGGAAGAGGTAAAATTTTTACTTAATACGAAAAGCATTGATGTAAAATTAATGAAGAAGGATGGCGAAAAGATTGGTCGAGGTAATCTTGTATTTGAAATTTCAGGGAAAGCTAAGGATATCCTTGGAGTTGAAAGAACTATATTGAATATTTTCCAGAGAGTTTGTGGAATTTCTACTGATACTCACTTATTGGTAGAAAAAATTAAAAAGTTTGACACTATGATTGCAGCGACAAGAAAAACATTACTGGGAAATATTGAAAAGAAAGCAGTATCAGTAGCGGGAGGCTTGACGCATCGTTTAAATTTGTATGACTCGGCTATGCTTAAAGACAATCATCTAAAAATTTTAAGCATTAGTGAAGATGAAAAGAATCTGGAACTTGCGATAAAAGAGATACTGGTTAAAAATGACGAGTTGGGATTTGTGGAAGTTGAAGTAAAAACGCCGGTAGAGTTCAATAAAGTTATGAAAATTGCCACAGCAATCTCTCAAAGGATACCATTTGCTATAATGTTTGACCACTTTAAACCCGATTTAATTTTTAATATTATAGAAGATGTAAAGAAATCTCCTGATGTTTACTCGAAAATTTTTTTCGAGGCATCAGGAAATATCAATGAAAATAATATTGTCGAATATGCAGAAAGTGGTGTGGATGTTGTTTCTACTGGATATATTACCCATTCGGCAAAATCACTTGATTTTACACTGTTAATAAACTAA
- a CDS encoding cytidine/deoxycytidylate deaminase family protein, translated as MTERRKSWDEYFLDIAEMVASRSTCFRNKVGAVIVRNKDIISTGYNGAPTHQQNCLEIGFCYRDRHKIKSGTQLEKCRAVGSHAESNAVVLAARNGHSTAGATIYVVGHTFICNQCKAIIANALIEKVVLKNTDGEIKVIYPARDWRVHPVDQENTK; from the coding sequence GTGACGGAGAGAAGAAAAAGTTGGGATGAGTATTTTCTTGATATAGCCGAAATGGTTGCGTCCCGGTCGACATGTTTCAGAAATAAAGTCGGAGCGGTAATTGTAAGGAATAAGGACATAATATCTACAGGATATAACGGAGCACCTACACATCAACAAAACTGCCTTGAGATTGGATTTTGCTATAGAGACAGACACAAAATAAAGTCGGGTACACAGCTTGAAAAGTGCCGGGCAGTGGGGTCTCATGCGGAGTCCAATGCAGTGGTTCTGGCAGCAAGGAATGGTCACAGCACTGCTGGTGCGACGATATATGTTGTTGGTCATACCTTTATTTGCAATCAGTGTAAAGCCATTATAGCTAATGCATTGATAGAAAAGGTTGTATTAAAAAATACAGATGGTGAGATTAAAGTAATTTATCCCGCAAGAGACTGGAGAGTGCATCCTGTGGATCAGGAGAATACTAAATAA
- a CDS encoding insulinase family protein translates to MIWNKILFSFLLVIVPFMIFNCSKSAIENSQFVKLPVKSDPTISFRICFNAGFQYDPPGKEGLAYITARMLTEGSTLENSYEEIIEKLYPIAASYDVQVDAEQVVIYGRVHKDNLYKFYKLLIESLTKPAFREEDLERVRSSVLNYLENVLKYSNDEELGKAVLYTEIFKNTKYGHLKEGRISSVKAITVADVKKFYKKYYTQKNVIVGIGGRFPAYLVENLKKDLSALPVGEKISPPEINPKLISGYEVVIVEKNTEATAISMGYPIDIIRGQDDWYALALANSWFGEHRNSSSHLYQVIREARGLNYGDYSYIEYFPEGGRRQFPPPNVARRKQIFEIWIRPVPNEAKVFALRAAIRELVRLVDNGMTREDFKITKNFLYSYILNYAPTTMLKLGYAIDDKFYGIEDGHLKKFKKRLSEVTLDEVNNVIKKYLQYDNMKIIFVTSNAEELKNILVEDRPTPISYRTPKQKEILEEDKIIASFPLRIKHENIKIVKPEDLFQ, encoded by the coding sequence ATGATCTGGAATAAAATTTTGTTCAGTTTTTTATTAGTAATTGTTCCATTTATGATTTTTAATTGTAGTAAATCAGCAATTGAAAATAGTCAATTTGTAAAACTGCCTGTCAAATCTGATCCGACTATAAGTTTTCGAATTTGTTTCAATGCAGGTTTTCAATATGATCCGCCTGGTAAAGAGGGCCTTGCATATATTACAGCAAGAATGCTGACTGAGGGCTCTACTCTGGAAAATAGCTACGAAGAAATAATTGAGAAGCTTTACCCAATTGCCGCATCCTATGATGTACAAGTTGATGCGGAACAGGTTGTCATATATGGGCGTGTTCATAAGGATAACCTATATAAGTTTTATAAACTGTTAATTGAATCGCTTACAAAACCAGCTTTTAGAGAAGAGGACCTGGAAAGGGTTAGATCGAGTGTGCTAAATTACCTGGAGAATGTGCTGAAATATTCCAATGATGAGGAACTTGGTAAAGCAGTTCTTTATACGGAAATATTTAAGAATACAAAATACGGACATCTAAAAGAGGGAAGAATATCAAGTGTTAAAGCAATTACTGTAGCGGATGTTAAAAAATTTTACAAAAAATATTATACACAAAAAAATGTAATAGTAGGAATTGGTGGTAGATTCCCCGCATACCTCGTTGAAAATTTAAAAAAAGATTTGTCAGCCTTGCCTGTAGGTGAAAAAATATCTCCTCCAGAGATTAATCCAAAACTGATTAGTGGTTATGAAGTTGTTATAGTTGAGAAAAATACTGAAGCCACTGCAATCAGTATGGGTTATCCTATAGACATCATAAGAGGTCAGGACGATTGGTACGCACTGGCTTTGGCGAACTCATGGTTTGGGGAACACAGAAATTCTTCAAGTCACCTTTACCAGGTTATAAGGGAAGCAAGGGGATTAAATTATGGAGATTATAGCTATATAGAATATTTCCCAGAAGGTGGAAGAAGACAATTCCCTCCTCCTAATGTAGCTAGAAGAAAACAGATTTTTGAAATATGGATTAGACCTGTACCAAATGAAGCGAAAGTCTTTGCTCTAAGAGCAGCCATTCGGGAGCTTGTAAGACTTGTGGATAACGGAATGACCAGAGAAGATTTTAAAATAACAAAAAATTTCCTATACTCCTATATTCTAAACTATGCTCCTACGACAATGCTGAAGCTTGGATATGCTATTGATGATAAATTTTATGGAATTGAAGATGGACATTTGAAAAAATTTAAAAAAAGGTTATCAGAAGTTACTCTTGATGAAGTGAATAATGTAATAAAAAAATATCTGCAGTATGATAATATGAAAATTATATTTGTAACGAGTAATGCTGAGGAGTTGAAAAATATACTTGTAGAGGATAGACCTACCCCAATTTCCTACAGGACACCGAAACAAAAAGAGATTCTTGAGGAGGATAAAATAATTGCAAGCTTTCCTTTAAGAATAAAGCACGAAAATATTAAAATTGTAAAACCCGAGGATCTTTTCCAATAA